One Thermodesulfovibrionales bacterium DNA segment encodes these proteins:
- a CDS encoding 3-deoxy-8-phosphooctulonate synthase, which translates to GSCSGGQKEFAEPLARASVAVGVDGLFLEVHPEPEKALCDGPNMVRLDELEKLLATVKALHHVLSCRQD; encoded by the coding sequence GGGGAGTTGCTCAGGAGGCCAGAAGGAGTTTGCAGAGCCCCTCGCGAGGGCGTCTGTTGCTGTCGGCGTTGACGGGCTCTTCCTCGAGGTCCATCCCGAGCCTGAAAAGGCGCTCTGTGACGGGCCTAACATGGTGAGACTGGATGAGCTTGAAAAACTCCTCGCAACGGTGAAGGCCCTCCATCATGTGCTGAGCTGTCGTCAGGATTAG